The segment CGAACCGGGGGCCAGGGTGCTGGATCTTGGCTGCGGAGAAGGGGATCTGCTTTTATATTTGAAGACCCATAAAAATATCGAGGGCAAGGGCATCGAGCATGATGAGCCCAAGACCGTCCGCTGCATCGAAAGAGGACTTTCCGTTCTGCAAGGGGACCTGAATGAAGAGATCGCCGACTTTCCGGACAAGAGCTTCGACTATGTAGTCTTGAGCCAGACCCTTCAGCAGGTTTATGAACCGGATCAATTACTCCGAAACATTCTGCGTATCGGGCAAAACGGGATTGTCAGTTTCCCCAATTTCAGCCATTGGCAGGTCCGCTGGCAGTTACTTACCAAAGGA is part of the Deltaproteobacteria bacterium genome and harbors:
- the metW gene encoding methionine biosynthesis protein MetW — protein: MRFDLQLVASWIEPGARVLDLGCGEGDLLLYLKTHKNIEGKGIEHDEPKTVRCIERGLSVLQGDLNEEIADFPDKSFDYVVLSQTLQQVYEPDQLLRNILRIGQNGIVSFPNFSHWQVRWQLLTKGYAPVTAQLPYQWYDTPNIRVITIKDFKHFSKEVGFKIVRWAAVNTRDQEKSGQMITFLPNLRATYGIFQIKQ